A single region of the Anaerohalosphaeraceae bacterium genome encodes:
- a CDS encoding FMN-binding protein produces the protein MSKLRFFWEQSWLLLVSSLVFGVLLAIADTAWAPRIARNEVEKFTRLAGGMLPEAKRFEAVEFKIPVDAGKGKTVQIEVYRAVDDSGKRIGWAFVCEGSGFADKIKLVVAADAGFEKLAGFGVLSSNETPGFGDKITIPGGFYQKQFVGAPAGTLTLVKTGDAERIDGEIVAISGATVTSQAVVDILNRYVSAVRAALREQGLLTKE, from the coding sequence ATGTCTAAACTGCGGTTTTTCTGGGAGCAGAGCTGGCTGCTGCTGGTTTCGTCGCTGGTTTTCGGTGTGCTGCTGGCGATAGCGGACACGGCGTGGGCGCCGCGGATTGCCCGCAACGAGGTGGAAAAGTTCACGCGTTTGGCCGGCGGGATGCTGCCGGAGGCGAAACGGTTTGAAGCGGTTGAATTCAAAATCCCTGTTGATGCGGGCAAAGGCAAGACGGTTCAGATTGAAGTCTATCGGGCTGTGGATGATTCGGGGAAACGCATCGGCTGGGCATTTGTGTGTGAAGGGTCCGGTTTTGCCGACAAGATTAAACTGGTTGTTGCGGCGGATGCCGGATTTGAGAAGCTGGCGGGCTTTGGGGTGCTCAGCAGCAATGAAACGCCTGGCTTCGGGGACAAAATCACCATTCCCGGCGGGTTTTATCAGAAACAGTTTGTCGGGGCGCCGGCCGGGACGCTTACGCTGGTGAAGACCGGCGATGCCGAGCGAATTGACGGCGAGATTGTGGCCATCAGCGGGGCGACGGTGACCAGTCAGGCGGTGGTGGATATTCTGAATCGGTATGTATCGGCGGTTCGGGCGGCTCTTCGGGAGCAGGGGCTGCTGACAAAAGAATGA
- the rsxE gene encoding electron transport complex subunit RsxE, with protein MADNQTSLARTFLAGLWQENPVLRLILGMCPTLAVTTSVQAALTMGASVIFVLIGSNLVVSLMRNLLKPHLRILMFTLTIAAFVTVADLFLKAYQPAMSAKLGPYIPLIIVNCIIICRAEACASKNGLLVSLADAVGMGLGFTGALAVLALVRELLATGQIVFEFGQKVTLVSLPDVPLFRMAGMAMPVGAFLTLGLMLGLVKMVTSKRS; from the coding sequence ATGGCGGATAATCAGACCAGTTTGGCCCGCACATTTCTGGCGGGACTGTGGCAGGAAAATCCGGTGCTGCGGCTGATTCTCGGGATGTGTCCGACGCTGGCGGTGACGACCAGTGTGCAGGCGGCCCTGACGATGGGGGCCAGCGTGATTTTTGTGTTGATTGGTTCGAATCTGGTGGTCAGTCTGATGCGCAATCTGCTCAAGCCGCACCTTCGGATTCTGATGTTTACGCTGACGATTGCGGCTTTCGTGACGGTTGCGGATTTGTTTTTGAAGGCCTATCAGCCGGCGATGAGCGCCAAATTAGGGCCGTATATCCCGCTGATTATCGTCAACTGCATTATTATCTGCCGTGCGGAGGCCTGCGCGAGCAAGAACGGGCTGCTGGTCAGTCTGGCCGATGCCGTCGGAATGGGGCTGGGCTTTACCGGTGCGCTGGCGGTGCTGGCGCTGGTTCGGGAGCTGCTGGCGACCGGACAGATTGTTTTTGAGTTCGGCCAAAAGGTGACGCTGGTGAGTCTGCCGGATGTGCCGCTGTTTCGGATGGCGGGGATGGCGATGCCCGTCGGGGCGTTTCTGACCCTCGGACTGATGCTCGGGCTGGTTAAAATGGTCACCAGTAAACGAAGCTGA
- a CDS encoding RnfABCDGE type electron transport complex subunit D, with protein sequence MLSQIIVSPAPHTSQNLTTRRVMADVLIGLVPAMAASAVFFRFRAVLVIAVCVAACLLSEWVCNRLRRKPNSLGDLSAAVTGVILALSLPPAVPLSVAVIGSVFAIVIVKMLFGGLGNNVFNPAMAARAFLTASFGAAMTTWTVPATLDASMPTVQASNVEAVTQATPLAWSKMALKGQAKPEQVQTQLKDVFWGQVGGCIGETSAAALLLGGLYLLVRKTISYHIPLAVLLSAGIFAAVGWLLKPEAFVHPDFHLYGGGLMLGAFFIATDPVTAPLSVRGKWLFGIGVGFLIMLIRVVGEYPEGVMYAVLIMNAFTPLIDRLCHTAPVGGKPHV encoded by the coding sequence ATGTTAAGCCAAATTATTGTTTCACCGGCTCCGCATACGAGTCAGAATCTGACGACCCGCCGTGTGATGGCGGATGTGCTGATTGGCCTTGTGCCGGCGATGGCTGCGTCGGCGGTTTTTTTCCGGTTTCGCGCCGTGCTTGTGATTGCGGTTTGTGTTGCGGCTTGTCTGCTGAGCGAATGGGTCTGCAATCGCCTGCGGCGCAAGCCGAATTCGCTGGGGGATTTGAGTGCGGCGGTGACGGGGGTGATTTTGGCGCTGTCGCTGCCGCCGGCGGTGCCGCTGAGTGTGGCCGTCATCGGCAGTGTGTTTGCCATTGTGATTGTCAAAATGCTTTTCGGCGGGCTCGGAAATAATGTGTTTAATCCGGCGATGGCGGCGAGGGCCTTTTTGACGGCCTCGTTCGGGGCGGCGATGACGACCTGGACGGTGCCGGCCACGCTGGATGCATCGATGCCGACGGTGCAGGCGTCGAATGTGGAAGCCGTTACGCAGGCGACGCCGCTGGCCTGGAGCAAGATGGCGCTGAAAGGACAGGCAAAGCCCGAACAGGTTCAGACCCAGCTGAAGGATGTCTTCTGGGGACAGGTGGGCGGCTGCATCGGAGAGACCTCTGCGGCGGCCCTGCTTTTGGGCGGTCTGTATCTGCTGGTTCGAAAGACGATTTCGTATCATATCCCGCTGGCGGTGCTGCTGTCGGCGGGGATTTTTGCGGCCGTCGGCTGGCTGCTTAAGCCCGAGGCCTTTGTCCATCCGGATTTTCATCTTTACGGCGGCGGCCTGATGCTGGGGGCCTTTTTCATTGCGACGGACCCCGTCACGGCGCCGCTGTCGGTCCGAGGCAAGTGGCTTTTCGGAATCGGCGTTGGTTTTTTGATTATGCTGATTCGAGTTGTGGGAGAGTACCCGGAAGGGGTGATGTATGCGGTGCTGATTATGAATGCGTTTACGCCGCTGATTGACCGGCTTTGTCATACGGCGCCGGTGGGAGGCAAGCCCCATGTCTAA